GCTTTCCTTCTGTGCGGTCTGAAAGCTTTGCGTGAATTCTTCTTCGGAATATGCCACACGCATGCCTTTTCCACCTCCGCCGAGGGCAGCTTTTATAATAACCGGGTAACCGATTTCCCGTGCAAGCAAAAGTCCGGTATGCACCTCACAGACTGGCTCCTTACTTCCTGGAATGACCGGAACACCTGCTGCTTCCATCGTATTTCTTGCTTCCTGTTTATTGCCAAGCTTTGCAATGACATTTGCCGGCGGTCCGATAAAGGTAATTCCGCACTGCTCACACAGTTCTGCAAATTTACTGTTCTCTGACAAAAAGCCAAAACCCGGGTGAATGGCGTCTGCCCCACTCACCACCGTTGCACTGATAATATTCTCCATACTTAAATAACTCTGAGATGACGGTGCCGGTCCGATACAGACCGCTTCATCTGCAAGCTTTGTATGAAGGGCTTCTGCGTCTGCCTCTGAATATACTGCAACCGTCTCAATTCCCATTTCCCGGCACGCACGGATAATCCGAACTGCAATCTCACCACGGTTCGCAATCAAAATCTTCTTAATCACACAGATCACCTACCCTACTGCAAATGTCAGTACCGCGCTGACTACTTTTTTACCGTCCACTGTAGCGACAGCCTCTCCGACACCAATCGGTCCTTTTTTCCGGATAATTCTTGTTTCCAGACGAAGCTTGTCCCCCGGCACGACCTTTCCTTTGAATTTGCATTTATCAATTCCGCCAAAATATGCGACTTTTCCCTGATTCTCCGGCTCACTTAAAATCGCTACCGCACCTGCCTGTGCCAGCGCTTCCACGATCAGCACACCCGGCATGACCGGCTCCTGTGGAAAATGTCCGGCAAAGAACTCTTCCCGGTAGGAAACACATTTGTACGCCACTGCATACTCACCCGGCTCGTAATCTTCTACATAATCCAATAACAGAAACGGATGTCTGTGAGGTATGATTTCCTGAATCTGTTTAATATCCAAATGTTTCATGATAACCTCCTACGCAATTCTGAATAATGGCTGGCCGTACTCTACTGCCTGGCCATTCTTTACAAGAATCTCCGTGACTGTTCCATCAAAATCACTCTCGATTTCATTCATCAGCTTCATGGCCTCAATAATTGCAACCGACTGACCTTTTTTCACGGAATCGCCAACCTGAATAAATGGCTCTGCATCCTCTGCCGGAGCCGCGTAAAATGTTCCCACAAGCGGAGCTTTGACTACATTTCCAACAGGAGCCGCCTCAGATGTCCCAGTCTGTTTCTGTACGCCTTCTTCTAAATCTGTGGCTGCTTTAGAAGAAGCACCTGTAACTTTCACAGCTTCCGGTGTAACAGCCTGCACTGCCGCAGTCGTTCCCATCACCAGGTTCTCTTTCTTATTCAGCTGCAATTTTATACCATTTTCTTCATATTTAAATCCAGTCAGGTCTGACTCAGAGACTTTATCAATCAGTTTCATCAACTGTTCTACATCCATTTCCAGGTTCCCCCTTACGCTTCATACTTCTGAATTAAAATTGTTGCATTGTGTCCGCCAAATCCAAGTGAATTGCTCATGGCTGCCTTGATTTCTTTCTCTACCGGACTTCCAATTGCATAATTTAAGTCACATTCTTCATCGGCCTCTTTTGTTCCGACCGTCTGATGGATAAATCCATCTTCCATGCTTTTGACACAAGTAATAAATTCTACTCCGCCTGCTGCTCCAAGCAAGTGACCGATCATGGATTTCGTAGAGTTGATCACCACGTCTTTCGCTGCCTCGCCAAATGCTTTCTTAATGGCGCGTGTCTCGAACAGGTCATTGTGATGGGTACTTGTTCCATGGGCATTGATGTAATCTACCTGTGCCGGTGTAATCTGGGCCTCTTCCATGGCAAGCTCCATTGCCTTCGCTGCACCGCTTCCGTCTTCTGCCGGAGAAGTAATATGATAAGCATCCCCTGTACATCCGTAACCGGTCACTTCTGCGTAAATTTTTGCCCCACGCGCTTTTGCATGCTCCAGCTCTTCCAGCATTACAACTCCCGCACCTTCACCAAGTACGAATCCATCCCGGTCTTTATCAAATGGAATGGAGGCACGAAGTGGATCGGTAGAAGCAGAAAGTGCTGTCAGTGCTGTAAATCCGGCAATACCAAGTGGGCATACACAGCCTTCGGTTCCTCCTGCAAGCATCATATCTGCGTCACCATACTGGATTGTACGGAATGCATCACCAATACAGTTCGTTCCTGTGGCGCAGGCAGTTACGACATTGCTGCATTTTCCACGGAATCCTAACTGAATTGATACATTTCCCGCTGCCATATTGGAAATCATCAAAGGCACCATAAGCGGATTCACTCTTGCCGGTCCCTTGGTCAGAATTTTTTCATAGCTCTGCTCTGCTACCTGAAGACTTCCAATTCCGGAACCAATCATCACACCAGCGCGAAATGGGTCTTCTTTTTCAATCTCCAGTCCAGAATCTTCATAAGCTTCTCTGGCTGCTGCAACCGCATATTGAGAAAATGCTTCCATACGTCTGGCTGCTTTTTTATCCATATGATCTCCCGGCACAAAGTCTTTGACTTCTGCTGCCAGTTTTACTTTATAATCTGTAGTGTCGAACTTTGTGATCTCACCAATTCCAACCTTACCTTTGCGGATTCCGTCCCAAAATTCAGCTACACTATTTCCAATTGGAGTAATTGCACCAAGTCCGGTCACGACCACTCTTCTTTTTAAGACTTTATTATTTGCCATCTTTTTTGTACTCCTTCCCCTGCATCACTTTCTACATTACCATGCCGCCGTCTACATGCAGCACTTGTCCGGTAATATAAGAAGCATCTTCCGATGCGAGAAATGCAACTGCTTTTGCCACCTGCTCAGGCTCTCCAAATTTTCCAAGAGGAATCTGGGCAAGCGTAGCCTCTACAACCTTTTCCGGCAGGCTCTGCGTCATATCAGTATCAATAAATCCAGGAGCTACTGCATTCACAGTAATTCCTCTGGAGCCAAGCTCTTTTGCCACAGCTTTTGTAAGTCCGATGATTCCGGCCTTAGAAGCTGCATAATTGGCCTGTCCTGCATTCCCAGACACACCAACTACAGATGAAATATTCACGATGCGCCCGCTTCTTTGCTTTAACATCTGTCTGGATACTGCCTGGATCGTATGAAATGCACCTTTTAAATTCGTATCTAACACAGCGTCAAAATCTTCTTCTGACATCCGCATCAACAGACCATCTCTTGTAATACCTGCATTATTCACCAGCACATCCAGATGTCCGTATTCTGCGATCACATTTCCAATAAATTCTTTACATGCCACGTTGTCAGAAACATCACATTTATATATAGAAGCTTCTCCTCCATTTTGCTCAATTTCTGTCTTTAATTCCTGTGCTTTTTCCTCGCTGCCACAGTAATTGATCACAACATACATGCCCGCTACTGCCAGCTCTCTTGCGATTGCCGCACCAATTCCACGGGAAGCTCCTGTCACAACTGCTACCTTTTTTTCCATTTTATTTATAACTCCTGTCATTTTCGCCTTGTTTCTATATGATCTTTTCCAGATCTTCCCATGTTGTTACATTGCAGACCTTGACGCTTCGGTCGATCTTTTTCATAAATCCTGCCAAAGTCTTGCCCGGCCCGATTTCGATAAATGTATCAACTCCGTCTGCGATCATTTTCTCCATGCTCTGTTGCCAGCGAACGGACGATGTAAGCTGTGTCACAAGTAATCCCGGACTCTTACGAACATCCGTAACTGCTTCTGCCGTCACATTTGTAATATAAGGGATCATAAGCTCATGAAATTCTGTCTTATCTAGCTCCATTTCCAGTTCCTTTGCCGCCGAGAGTAAGAGCGTAGAATGAAACGGACCACTAACATTTAACATTACGGTACGTTTTGCACCCGCCTCTTTCAAATGTTCTGCCGCTTTTTCAACTGCTTTTGTTTTTCCTGTAATAACAATCTGACCCGGACAGTTATAGTTCGCTACAGACACACCTTCAATCTCTGCTGTCACTGCTTCGATTTTCTCTGCATCTAATCCAAGAATCGCGCACATAGCGCCTTCTCCTGCCGGAACTGTATGCTGCATCAAAATTCCACGTTTTCTCACAAGGCGGATCGCATCGATCGGCTCCAGCCCGCCGGCCACAGAGATGGCTGCGTATTCGCCAAGGCTCAGTCCCGCTGTAATATCTGGTTTTACTCCACGTTCCATCAGAACTTCTGTCATGGCAAGGCATGTTGTTACCATAGCCGCCTGTGTATATTCTGTCTGGTCTAAGAGATCATTTTCCTCAAAACACAATGCTTTCATATCCAGCCCCAGCTGTTCGCCTGCTTCATCAAAGAGCTTTCTGACACTGGCGCTGTTTTCGTAAAAATCTGCACCCATGCCACATTTCTGCGCCCCTTGTCCCGGATAGATAAATGCAATCTTACTCATATATTTCTTATCCTCCAATTACTACACTTCGGTTTCATACAGATTCAGAGTGCCTATCAAAGCGTCTGTTTCTCTGACCAGTTTTTGGATCAATGCCTGACAGCTCATCTGCTCATTTACCAGTCCCGCGATCTGGCCTGACATGACACTTCCAGTCTTCACATCACCGTCTACGACAGCTTTTCTAAGACCTCCAAGAGTCATAAGTTCCAGTTCTTCAAATGGAGCACCTTCCTGTTCCATCTTCAAGTATTTTTTTGTCATCTCATTGCGAAGTGCCCGTACCGGGTGTCCTGTTGTACGTCCTGTGAC
The sequence above is drawn from the Dorea formicigenerans genome and encodes:
- the fabZ gene encoding 3-hydroxyacyl-ACP dehydratase FabZ → MKHLDIKQIQEIIPHRHPFLLLDYVEDYEPGEYAVAYKCVSYREEFFAGHFPQEPVMPGVLIVEALAQAGAVAILSEPENQGKVAYFGGIDKCKFKGKVVPGDKLRLETRIIRKKGPIGVGEAVATVDGKKVVSAVLTFAVG
- the accB gene encoding acetyl-CoA carboxylase biotin carboxyl carrier protein is translated as MDVEQLMKLIDKVSESDLTGFKYEENGIKLQLNKKENLVMGTTAAVQAVTPEAVKVTGASSKAATDLEEGVQKQTGTSEAAPVGNVVKAPLVGTFYAAPAEDAEPFIQVGDSVKKGQSVAIIEAMKLMNEIESDFDGTVTEILVKNGQAVEYGQPLFRIA
- the fabF gene encoding beta-ketoacyl-ACP synthase II, with protein sequence MANNKVLKRRVVVTGLGAITPIGNSVAEFWDGIRKGKVGIGEITKFDTTDYKVKLAAEVKDFVPGDHMDKKAARRMEAFSQYAVAAAREAYEDSGLEIEKEDPFRAGVMIGSGIGSLQVAEQSYEKILTKGPARVNPLMVPLMISNMAAGNVSIQLGFRGKCSNVVTACATGTNCIGDAFRTIQYGDADMMLAGGTEGCVCPLGIAGFTALTALSASTDPLRASIPFDKDRDGFVLGEGAGVVMLEELEHAKARGAKIYAEVTGYGCTGDAYHITSPAEDGSGAAKAMELAMEEAQITPAQVDYINAHGTSTHHNDLFETRAIKKAFGEAAKDVVINSTKSMIGHLLGAAGGVEFITCVKSMEDGFIHQTVGTKEADEECDLNYAIGSPVEKEIKAAMSNSLGFGGHNATILIQKYEA
- the fabG gene encoding 3-oxoacyl-[acyl-carrier-protein] reductase — its product is MEKKVAVVTGASRGIGAAIARELAVAGMYVVINYCGSEEKAQELKTEIEQNGGEASIYKCDVSDNVACKEFIGNVIAEYGHLDVLVNNAGITRDGLLMRMSEEDFDAVLDTNLKGAFHTIQAVSRQMLKQRSGRIVNISSVVGVSGNAGQANYAASKAGIIGLTKAVAKELGSRGITVNAVAPGFIDTDMTQSLPEKVVEATLAQIPLGKFGEPEQVAKAVAFLASEDASYITGQVLHVDGGMVM
- the fabD gene encoding ACP S-malonyltransferase, whose translation is MSKIAFIYPGQGAQKCGMGADFYENSASVRKLFDEAGEQLGLDMKALCFEENDLLDQTEYTQAAMVTTCLAMTEVLMERGVKPDITAGLSLGEYAAISVAGGLEPIDAIRLVRKRGILMQHTVPAGEGAMCAILGLDAEKIEAVTAEIEGVSVANYNCPGQIVITGKTKAVEKAAEHLKEAGAKRTVMLNVSGPFHSTLLLSAAKELEMELDKTEFHELMIPYITNVTAEAVTDVRKSPGLLVTQLTSSVRWQQSMEKMIADGVDTFIEIGPGKTLAGFMKKIDRSVKVCNVTTWEDLEKII